In Zingiber officinale cultivar Zhangliang chromosome 6A, Zo_v1.1, whole genome shotgun sequence, a single genomic region encodes these proteins:
- the LOC121995164 gene encoding T-cell defective protein 2-like: MGDDDDVEEPENEPEAVRKEPTIEKPTPVSAPPKDVERQLSKKELKKKEMAELDALLHEMGIANKDSNTAQNETDKKQLEQSSEGENKESVGAPSENRILKKKKSKKEKSSKEQEEHDQK; the protein is encoded by the exons AtgggtgatgatgatgatgttgaggAACCTGAAAATGAACCAGAGGCTGTTAGGAAAGAACCAACCATTGAGAAACCTACTCCTGTTTCAGCACCACCCAAAGATGTTGAAAGGCAACTGTCAAAGAAGGAgcttaagaaaaaggaaatggcAGAGTTGGATGCACTTCTACATGAAATGGGCATtgcaaataaagatagtaatactGCACAAAATGAGACAG ACAAGAAGCAACTGGAGCAAAGTAGTGAAGGGGAGAATAAAGAAAGTGTTGGTGCTCCTTCAGAGAACAGaatcttaaagaagaagaaatccaagaaagaaaaatCATCAAAGGAACAGGAAGAACATGATCAAAAATAg